The Arvicola amphibius chromosome 11, mArvAmp1.2, whole genome shotgun sequence genomic interval GTGTCTGCTACGTGGTCCTTTCCCACGGTCACGTGTGGGCGCCATCAGGGTTCGGGGTCCGGGTGCTGAGTGATCCTGGTGCTGGGTGATCTGGGTGCTGCATAATCCGGGTGCTGAGctcagttcctccccactcccccgcCCCCCTCACGCCTGGCCATAGCCAGATCATCCCAGATTAACCCAGTTTCCAGCACAGGGGGAGAAGATGGCAGAGGCTGCGGAGGGGAACCCGGAGGACAGGGATTTCCGCATCCTCATGGACTATACGCACGGCTTCATGGTCTCGCAGGTGGGTGCTGCGCTCAGTCCCCATGGGTGCTGTACTGAGTTTGCCTGGGTGCTGCAGTGAGACTAAGATGCTGACACCTTCGGGGTGCTGCGCTCAGTCCCCCTGCCCCCCCAGGTTCTCTTCACAGCTTCCGACCTCGGCCTGTTCGACGCCCTGGCCCTGGGTCCCATGGATGCCGCAGCAGTCGCccgggccctgggttcaagtcctcgTGGGACACGGCTGCTGCTGGAAACCTGCGCCTCCCTGGGGCTCGTGCAATGGGAGGACGGCATGGGAGGTGATGACGTCATGGGGCAGGACCTGTCAATGCGATGTCATATGGGGCGAGGCATTGGCGTAGTTGGTGATGTCGTAGGGGGCAGGCAGGGCCTGAGGTGATAACATAGGGGTTAGGGGTCTATGGATGTGATGTCATCAGTGTGGGGATTTGGGTGACACCATCTGCCCTGCACCTATGACGTCACCATCTCAGCCCCGCCCCGTGACGTCATTCTGGCTCCGGTCACGCCTCCGCAGGCCCCACCTTCGCCCTCACACGTCTCTCGCGCCTGTTCCTGCTGGCGGGCAGCCCCCTGTCTCAGTGCTCGATGCTGCGCTACCTGGCGGGGACCACGGTGCAGTGCTGGGGCGAGCTTGGTGGGGCCGTGAGGTAGGGGCGGGGCTTCTGGTGTGGGCGGGGCATGGGCGGGAGCTTCTTTGAACCGGATCCTGAGTTTTCCCATCATCCCCTGGGCCTCTGGCCCCGCCCACAGGGAGGGGCGGAGCCAGTATGCACAAGCAGTTGGTGTGGCCACGTGGGAGCCATTCAAGGCCATTTACAGGTGACGTCATCTGTCCTGTCAATGACCTGTGTCCCTGCCCTCTTCCCCGACAATCACCCCTAtgtccctgccctcctcccctgtCAATCATCTCTGTATGTCCCTGCTCTCCCCTGtcattctgggaaatgtagtcccaCACATCCAGGGCCCAGAAGAAACCCACTTCAAATCTCCACTGCAGGGcactctgggaaatgtagtcgcgctcccccccaccccctctacCCCCGCCAACTACAGCCATTCACAAAGGGCAACATGGGAAATGTAGTCACCCATATCCCACTTCCTGCTACTGACACTTAGgactctgggaaatgtagttccaTATAGCCAGGACCCAGATGCCCACTTCCATTTGCCACCGCAGATGCCCTGCCCCTCACTCCGGCACCACCCCTCACCCTGGCCCCACACCCAGGTCCCACGCTGAGCGCCTGCTCTTCATGCAAGCCCTGCAGGACACCTGGAGTGTCTACGGGGAGCGGGTGCTCACGGCTTTTGACCTCtcggagttcagggtcatctgtGACATAGGCGGTGAGCCCTGTCCTCTGGGTGCTGCGATGATTCTTCCCCTCCCCCGGGTGCTGCACTgagtcctcccctcccccgggTGCTGCATTGAGTCCCCTACCCCCAGGAGGCTCCGGGGCCCTGGCCACGGCCTGCGCCCGTCTCTACCCCACCAGCTTGGTCTCCGTGTTCGACACCCCTGATGTCGTCGCAGCCGCCCGCACCCACTTCCGTCCTCCGCGAGGGGCCCCGCCCATTCGCTTCCTGGGAGGTGGGCACAGAGGCGCTACCTGGGGGTCATTCCGTTGTCTGAGTGGGCGGGATTTCTGGTTCCTGGGTTGGGCACTTCCTGTATCCGATGGGCAGGACCCTGCTCTACCACCCTGTCAATCACCAGGAATGGGAATTTCCTGACCCCGGAGGCCCTGCCCCATATCCAGCCAACCCCGCCCATACCCCTGCCCGGCCCCCAGGCGACTTTTTCCGGTCCCGCCTTCCGAGCGCTGACCTCTACATCCTGGCCCGGGTCCTGCACGACTGGACGGATGCAGACGCTGCAAGGCTGCTGGGGAGAATTGGGCGTGCGGGTGGACGGGGTTAGCAGCCGTGTtgcggggaggggaggaaggaggatcatgGGGGTTGGCTGGGTCATGGGGAGGTCTCGTGGTCACTGAGGGGTCACAGGGTCATTGAGAGGTCATACTGTTCACAGAGGTCACACAGAGGATGCAGGGGTCATGGAGGTCAATCGGGTCAGTCAGGAGTCACACAGAGGTCATAGATCACCTAGGGGTCACCCAGGTGTAACAGGGTCACCCTGGAGTCAGGGGAATCACAGGGATCACAGAGGTCATGGGGGTCATATAGGGTTCGCAGGGGTCACCAGGGGCTCCCCTACCCCCCAGGCACCGCCCTCCTCCTGGTCGAAGCCGTGCTGACCCCTGGGGGCTGCGGACCAGTGCGCACGCTGCTGCTGTCGCTGACGATGCTGCTGCAGACACAGGGCCGTGAGCGCACAGAGGCCGAGTACCAGAACATGGCCGCTGCTGCTGGCTTCACCCGCTGCTTCCAGTGCCGCCCGACTGGGGGTGACCTCAACGTCATGCTGACCCGGAAGTGATATTGGGGGGGGGAAGCGGAGTGGGCACGGCCAATAAATCGGGCTGGGAGCCACTTCCTGTCAGTGTGAGAGCCACTTCCTGTCCAATCGagatccacatcctctccatcccAGATCCACTTCCTGtccatctacttcctgtctatctGGGACCCACTATCTGTCCATCCATGTTGTCCATCTGGGACCCACTTCCTGTCCATCCGGTATCTACTTCCTGTCCATCAACTTCCTGTCCATCTACTTTCTGTCCCGCAGGGATCCATTTCCTGTCTCTCAGGGATCCACTTCTGGTCCATCCGGGATTCACTTTCTCTCCATCTGGCATTACTTTATGTCTACCCGGGACCCACTTCCTTTCCCTCAGGGATGCACTTCTTGTTCCTCTGAAGccacttcctgtcttttcttcctgtccaTTCAGGATCTATTTCCTGCCCATCTGAGTCTTACTTCCTATACCTCTGAAGCCACTTCCTCTCTTTTCATCCCTAATTCCTGTCTGTGAGGGATTTATTTCCGGTTTCTGTGTGACGTGGGCGTCGAGTGTGGGGTTCTGCGGTCAGCTTAGGAGCCTGCACACCCTCAGCATCGCCTTGTAACCACTTCTGGTCACAGTCGCGCGGAGTGCTGGGAAATGGAGTCTTTGGCGGCCACTTCCGGTCACTGACAAGGAGTATCATGGGAAATGTAGTCCCACACAGCCATTTCCAGTCACTGCCACAGAGGACTCTGGAAAATGCACTGCCCTAGAGCCTCTTCCTGCCACTGATGCATAGGTCCCTGGAAAATGTAGTCGCATAGAGCCAGTACCCAGAAACCCACTTCTGGCCGCCACAGCAAAtccttctgggaaatgtagtcccaCACAGCTAGGACCCAAAAACCCACTTCAAATCTCTGCTGCATACCACTCTGGGAAATATagccccacccccccatccaACTACAGCCACTCACACAGGGCAGCATGGGAAATGTAGTCACCCATaacccacttcctgtcttacatagCCATTTTCTGCCACTGatgcttaggaccctgggaaatgcaGTACCATACAGCCAGGACCCAGAAACTCACTTCCAATTGCCACCGGAGATCcctctgggaaatgtagtccccCCAGAGCCACTGACACAGGGCACCATGGGAAATGTAGTCACCCATAACCCACTTCCTGTCTCACACAGCCACTCCTGGTCACGGCCACAGAAGACCCTAGGAAATGTAGTCCCATACAGCCAGGACCCAGAAACCCACTTCCAGTTGCCACCACAGAGCcctctgggaaatgtagtcccaTAGAGTAAAATGCTTTCCCTACCATTCCCTAGAGACCAGATTCCATCCTACCATCAGGCTAGGGGTAGGGCTATATAAAAATGCTTGTTTATTCAAATGTTCATTAATTTATTACTGTGCTTACTGTAAGTTTAGTAGGTATCATTGCCTGTCCATGGCGAAAAAAGAAATTGTCTGGTTATGCCCTAAGCTCTGTTTGCCAAATGTGACAATATATGcacaaaaataatcacagaaaagaataataaactATTAAGAAAAAGATTATGAGTTCATACCAGTACTAAGTAACTtggcaaagaaaaatttaaatttcttgtaGTAGTAGATTATAAAGTGCCAATTAATAAATACAGAGCTGATGTTTGAGTTGAAAGAAAATCAGCATTTTGATTTATATGTCAGAGTATAAGATTGTGTCAGTCAC includes:
- the LOC119826834 gene encoding acetylserotonin O-methyltransferase-like isoform X5; translation: MGKPRPSGRNSGGCGKGSAKEQKLLSRAEFPAQGEKMAEAAEGNPEDRDFRILMDYTHGFMVSQVLFTASDLGLFDALALGPMDAAAVARALGSSPRGTRLLLETCASLGLVQWEDGMGGPTFALTRLSRLFLLAGSPLSQCSMLRYLAGTTVQCWGELGGAVREGRSQYAQAVGVATWEPFKAIYRSHAERLLFMQALQDTWSVYGERVLTAFDLSEFRVICDIGGDFFRSRLPSADLYILARVLHDWTDADAARLLGRIGRAGGRGTALLLVEAVLTPGGCGPVRTLLLSLTMLLQTQGRERTEAEYQNMAAAAGFTRCFQCRPTGGDLNVMLTRK
- the LOC119826834 gene encoding acetylserotonin O-methyltransferase-like isoform X2; its protein translation is MGKPRPSGRNSGGCGKGSAKEQKLLSRAEFPAQGEKMAEAAEGNPEDRDFRILMDYTHGFMVSQVLFTASDLGLFDALALGPMDAAAVARALGSSPRGTRLLLETCASLGLVQWEDGMGGPTFALTRLSRLFLLAGSPLSQCSMLRYLAGTTVQCWGELGGAVREGRSQYAQAVGVATWEPFKAIYRSHAERLLFMQALQDTWSVYGERVLTAFDLSEFRVICDIGGGSGALATACARLYPTSLVSVFDTPDVVAAARTHFRPPRGAPPIRFLGGDFFRSRLPSADLYILARVLHDWTDADAARLLGRIGRAGGRGTALLLVEAVLTPGGCGPVRTLLLSLTMLLQTQGRERTEAEYQNMAAAAGFTRCFQCRPTGGDLNVMLTRK
- the LOC119826834 gene encoding acetylserotonin O-methyltransferase-like isoform X7, producing MGKPRPSGRNSGGCGKGSAKEQKLLSRAEFPAQGEKMAEAAEGNPEDRDFRILMDYTHGFMVSQVLFTASDLGLFDALALGPMDAAAVARALGSSPRGTRLLLETCASLGLVQWEDGMGGPTFALTRLSRLFLLAGSPLSQCSMLRYLAGTTVQCWGELGGAVREGRSQYAQAVGVATWEPFKAIYRSHAERLLFMQALQDTWSVYGERVLTAFDLSEFRVICDIGGTALLLVEAVLTPGGCGPVRTLLLSLTMLLQTQGRERTEAEYQNMAAAAGFTRCFQCRPTGGDLNVMLTRK
- the LOC119826834 gene encoding acetylserotonin O-methyltransferase-like isoform X1 — its product is MGKPRPSGRNSGGCGKGSAKEQKLLSRAEGEKMAEAAEGNPEDRDFRILMDYTHGFMVSQVLFTASDLGLFDALALGPMDAAAVARALGSSPRGTRLLLETCASLGLVQWEDGMGGPTFALTRLSRLFLLAGSPLSQCSMLRYLAGTTVQCWGELGGAVREGRSQYAQAVGVATWEPFKAIYRCPAPHSGTTPHPGPTPRSHAERLLFMQALQDTWSVYGERVLTAFDLSEFRVICDIGGGSGALATACARLYPTSLVSVFDTPDVVAAARTHFRPPRGAPPIRFLGGDFFRSRLPSADLYILARVLHDWTDADAARLLGRIGRAGGRGTALLLVEAVLTPGGCGPVRTLLLSLTMLLQTQGRERTEAEYQNMAAAAGFTRCFQCRPTGGDLNVMLTRK
- the LOC119826834 gene encoding acetylserotonin O-methyltransferase-like isoform X4; translated protein: MAEAAEGNPEDRDFRILMDYTHGFMVSQVLFTASDLGLFDALALGPMDAAAVARALGSSPRGTRLLLETCASLGLVQWEDGMGGPTFALTRLSRLFLLAGSPLSQCSMLRYLAGTTVQCWGELGGAVREGRSQYAQAVGVATWEPFKAIYRCPAPHSGTTPHPGPTPRSHAERLLFMQALQDTWSVYGERVLTAFDLSEFRVICDIGGGSGALATACARLYPTSLVSVFDTPDVVAAARTHFRPPRGAPPIRFLGGDFFRSRLPSADLYILARVLHDWTDADAARLLGRIGRAGGRGTALLLVEAVLTPGGCGPVRTLLLSLTMLLQTQGRERTEAEYQNMAAAAGFTRCFQCRPTGGDLNVMLTRK
- the LOC119826834 gene encoding acetylserotonin O-methyltransferase-like isoform X3, which gives rise to MGKPRPSGRNSGGCGKGSAKEQKLLSRAEVLFTASDLGLFDALALGPMDAAAVARALGSSPRGTRLLLETCASLGLVQWEDGMGGPTFALTRLSRLFLLAGSPLSQCSMLRYLAGTTVQCWGELGGAVREGRSQYAQAVGVATWEPFKAIYRCPAPHSGTTPHPGPTPRSHAERLLFMQALQDTWSVYGERVLTAFDLSEFRVICDIGGGSGALATACARLYPTSLVSVFDTPDVVAAARTHFRPPRGAPPIRFLGGDFFRSRLPSADLYILARVLHDWTDADAARLLGRIGRAGGRGTALLLVEAVLTPGGCGPVRTLLLSLTMLLQTQGRERTEAEYQNMAAAAGFTRCFQCRPTGGDLNVMLTRK
- the LOC119826834 gene encoding acetylserotonin O-methyltransferase-like isoform X6 — encoded protein: MDAAAVARALGSSPRGTRLLLETCASLGLVQWEDGMGGPTFALTRLSRLFLLAGSPLSQCSMLRYLAGTTVQCWGELGGAVREGRSQYAQAVGVATWEPFKAIYRCPAPHSGTTPHPGPTPRSHAERLLFMQALQDTWSVYGERVLTAFDLSEFRVICDIGGGSGALATACARLYPTSLVSVFDTPDVVAAARTHFRPPRGAPPIRFLGGDFFRSRLPSADLYILARVLHDWTDADAARLLGRIGRAGGRGTALLLVEAVLTPGGCGPVRTLLLSLTMLLQTQGRERTEAEYQNMAAAAGFTRCFQCRPTGGDLNVMLTRK